In one window of Chryseobacterium viscerum DNA:
- a CDS encoding nuclear transport factor 2 family protein has translation MSNNIQETTQQFLQFLSERNLAELTNLFSDTVDWYIPGNEQQAPWLGIRNNKQEVSDFFELLWKNTEPVYAKIDHIFNDAENAVITGEFATKMLATGNIVESLFCIQMHIQNNKITRYRLLEDSLAVSKALDK, from the coding sequence ATGAGCAACAACATCCAAGAAACCACGCAGCAATTTCTTCAGTTTCTTTCGGAAAGAAATCTGGCAGAATTAACAAACCTGTTTTCTGATACAGTAGACTGGTATATACCTGGGAATGAACAACAAGCGCCCTGGCTAGGCATCAGAAATAATAAACAAGAAGTATCCGATTTTTTTGAACTATTATGGAAAAATACAGAACCCGTTTATGCTAAAATAGACCATATTTTCAATGATGCTGAAAATGCTGTTATTACGGGAGAATTTGCAACAAAAATGCTTGCAACAGGTAATATTGTAGAGTCTTTATTTTGTATTCAGATGCATATTCAAAATAATAAAATTACTCGCTACAGACTGCTGGAAGATAGTCTGGCAGTTTCAAAGGCTTTGGATAAGTAG
- a CDS encoding TonB-dependent siderophore receptor, which yields MKKTIISAALLAVTMLSAQETDTIKVAEIQSVSLQGTHNYRTKKSESIARLPLENLENPTVYNFVPKEIISEMGAMDFNTAMASAPGVVVSNSVNDSGNDIFMRGFSSNASFRNGLVQNPRVQSEIANIERVEVIKGPSGTLFGGTLANYGGVVNIVTKKPQENFGGIINYTTGSWGMNRITADVNTPLNKEKTALARFNVAAYSQDSFQDAGYNKGLFFSGSVLYKVSDKTTVTLDTEFHAPDKTLNAYVRNSEKLTLHSMKDLEVAYKRAFTSNDIGSKRTNFVTMAEVTHKFNDQWTSRTSYQRGEANENESIFLVLRYLNNNQVERMIRPFDSFKVTTDNIQQNFTGDFKIGGLRNRLVVGIDYFQQRTKYQFPYYEANGYSNVFMPYDKVNLDSSSAWDPISRNKFMNKERKSTESDITTFRTISGYISNVLNITDNLLVMASLRVDSYKNDDTVVNGVEISTKNGYPENKVTGYSQTQFSPKFGLVYEIIKDQISFFANYVNGFKNYAPSLNEVGVLTKWDPEQGNQIETGFKVDLFHKKLLTTVSYYTINVKNRLVADPGGIGSIQDGNIKSQGLEISIIANPFRGWNIVAGYGYNDNKYDDRSKDSGKRIAWTPKHVANLWTSYKIMDGAYEGLGFGAGFNFVDQTYINIVNHFLAPSYTTVGATIFYDKKKYRIGLKMNNALNENYWNFYGQPQKPREILANFAFKF from the coding sequence ATGAAAAAAACAATTATTTCTGCAGCTCTATTAGCCGTAACAATGCTGAGTGCCCAGGAGACGGATACGATTAAAGTGGCTGAGATCCAGTCCGTATCACTTCAGGGAACCCACAATTACAGAACGAAAAAATCTGAATCAATTGCAAGACTTCCTCTGGAAAACCTTGAAAATCCTACCGTTTACAACTTTGTTCCCAAAGAAATCATCAGTGAAATGGGTGCAATGGATTTCAACACAGCGATGGCTTCTGCTCCCGGTGTAGTAGTAAGCAACAGTGTTAATGACAGTGGAAATGATATTTTTATGAGGGGTTTCAGTTCCAATGCAAGTTTCAGAAACGGACTGGTCCAAAATCCAAGAGTACAGTCCGAGATCGCTAATATCGAGAGAGTAGAAGTAATTAAGGGACCATCCGGAACCTTATTTGGAGGAACACTAGCCAATTATGGAGGTGTTGTAAATATTGTGACTAAAAAACCACAGGAAAACTTCGGGGGAATTATCAATTATACCACCGGAAGCTGGGGAATGAACAGAATTACAGCAGATGTGAATACTCCATTGAATAAAGAAAAAACAGCATTAGCTCGATTCAATGTTGCAGCATATTCTCAGGATTCTTTCCAGGATGCGGGTTATAACAAAGGATTGTTTTTCTCAGGAAGTGTTTTGTACAAAGTAAGCGACAAAACCACAGTAACACTTGATACCGAGTTCCACGCTCCGGATAAAACATTGAATGCTTATGTAAGAAACTCAGAAAAACTGACTTTACATTCAATGAAGGACCTGGAAGTAGCCTATAAAAGAGCCTTTACAAGTAATGATATCGGTTCCAAAAGAACCAATTTTGTGACGATGGCAGAGGTTACTCATAAATTCAATGACCAATGGACCTCAAGAACATCTTACCAAAGAGGGGAAGCGAATGAAAACGAATCTATCTTTTTAGTGCTTAGATATCTTAATAATAATCAGGTAGAAAGAATGATCCGCCCTTTCGACAGCTTTAAAGTGACCACAGATAATATCCAGCAGAATTTCACAGGAGATTTTAAAATAGGAGGCCTAAGAAACCGCCTCGTTGTGGGAATAGATTATTTCCAGCAAAGAACAAAATATCAATTCCCATACTATGAAGCCAACGGATACAGCAATGTTTTCATGCCTTATGACAAAGTGAATCTCGACAGCTCTTCAGCGTGGGATCCTATCTCAAGAAACAAATTCATGAACAAAGAAAGAAAATCCACAGAATCTGATATCACAACATTCAGAACCATCAGTGGTTATATTTCTAACGTTTTGAATATCACAGATAATTTGCTGGTAATGGCCAGTTTGAGAGTTGATAGCTATAAAAATGATGATACGGTTGTAAACGGTGTAGAAATTTCTACGAAAAACGGTTATCCGGAAAATAAGGTTACAGGGTACAGTCAGACCCAGTTTTCACCAAAATTCGGATTGGTTTATGAAATTATAAAAGATCAGATCTCATTCTTCGCCAATTATGTGAATGGATTTAAAAACTATGCTCCATCACTGAATGAAGTCGGTGTTTTAACAAAATGGGATCCGGAACAGGGAAATCAGATTGAAACAGGTTTTAAAGTAGATCTTTTCCATAAAAAATTACTGACAACGGTGAGCTATTATACTATTAATGTTAAAAACAGACTGGTTGCAGATCCGGGTGGGATTGGAAGTATTCAGGATGGTAATATCAAAAGTCAGGGATTGGAAATAAGCATTATTGCCAACCCTTTCAGAGGATGGAATATCGTTGCCGGATATGGATATAATGATAATAAATATGATGACCGAAGCAAAGACAGCGGAAAAAGAATCGCCTGGACTCCAAAACATGTAGCTAATCTATGGACAAGCTACAAAATTATGGATGGTGCTTATGAAGGACTTGGTTTCGGAGCCGGATTTAATTTTGTAGACCAAACTTACATCAACATTGTGAACCATTTTCTTGCTCCATCTTATACAACAGTAGGCGCCACTATTTTCTATGACAAGAAAAAATACAGAATCGGTCTGAAAATGAATAATGCTTTGAATGAAAACTATTGGAACTTCTACGGACAGCCACAAAAGCCAAGAGAAATCCTTGCCAATTTTGCCTTCAAATTTTAA
- a CDS encoding isocitrate lyase/PEP mutase family protein: MISFKQLHHDEEPLLLGNVWNVESAKVYKKMGYKALATSSSAVALSLGYEDGEQMTFEEYFYMIKRIKASVSIPLSVDLESGYGHETDTVVSNIMKLIETGVSGINIEDTSVIDGTRKLTDRNVFNEKLKDIFIKLGESRDKVFINVRTDPFLLNIENALEETLERIKLFEALNADGVFIPGMTSENDIRTITEATSLPVNVMCLPDLPDFDKLKKLDVKRITSGAFMYRHIYRELEKASQKITNERSFSPLFI, from the coding sequence ATGATCAGTTTTAAACAGTTACATCATGATGAAGAACCATTACTATTGGGTAATGTATGGAATGTAGAAAGTGCAAAAGTATACAAAAAAATGGGGTATAAAGCATTGGCAACCTCAAGTTCGGCAGTAGCACTTAGCTTAGGATATGAGGACGGAGAACAGATGACTTTTGAAGAATATTTTTATATGATTAAAAGGATCAAAGCTTCTGTTTCAATTCCTTTATCTGTAGATCTGGAATCCGGATATGGTCATGAAACTGATACCGTAGTGTCCAACATCATGAAGTTGATAGAAACAGGAGTATCCGGAATTAATATTGAAGATACATCCGTTATTGACGGAACCCGAAAGTTGACAGACAGAAACGTTTTTAATGAAAAACTGAAAGATATTTTTATAAAACTGGGTGAAAGCAGAGATAAAGTCTTTATCAATGTACGCACGGATCCCTTTTTATTGAATATCGAAAACGCGCTGGAAGAAACTCTGGAGAGGATAAAATTGTTTGAAGCGCTTAATGCTGATGGCGTTTTTATTCCTGGAATGACTTCTGAAAATGATATCAGGACCATTACAGAAGCTACTTCTCTTCCTGTGAATGTAATGTGTCTTCCTGATTTACCAGATTTTGATAAGCTTAAAAAACTAGACGTCAAAAGAATTACTTCAGGTGCTTTTATGTATAGACATATCTACAGAGAGCTTGAAAAAGCAAGTCAGAAGATTACAAATGAAAGAAGTTTTTCACCATTGTTTATTTAA
- a CDS encoding bifunctional transcriptional activator/DNA repair enzyme AdaA encodes MELTEKIMYEASYTKDVSFEGIFWMGVKTTGIFCRPTCTARKPKFENVEFFSNTKDAMLKGYRPCKVCRPLENLNATPPHIKELLKEITNDPTLKLKDYDLVKRGLEPATVRRWFLKHHGITFHAFQRMSKLNTAFKKLQQGESVTDVAFDTGYDSLSGFNESFKNIFGVSPKNNTTEKIIDLKRIETMLGTMIACADEHGICLLEFSDRKALPTELKSISEHCKANIIQGENPHFDTLEKELKEYFEGKRTEFTVPLSPVGTAFQKEVWNILQKIPYGATRSYQEQADILGNPKSVRAVANANGLNKISIIIPCHRVIGSNGQLTGYGGGIWRKQKLLELEKAILF; translated from the coding sequence ATGGAACTCACAGAAAAAATAATGTACGAGGCATCTTATACTAAAGATGTTTCATTTGAAGGGATATTCTGGATGGGCGTAAAAACCACGGGAATATTTTGCAGACCTACCTGTACAGCACGGAAGCCTAAATTTGAAAATGTAGAATTTTTTTCCAATACCAAAGATGCGATGCTAAAAGGCTATCGTCCCTGTAAAGTATGCAGACCCCTGGAAAATCTCAACGCAACACCACCGCATATTAAGGAATTACTGAAGGAAATTACCAATGATCCTACATTGAAGCTTAAAGATTATGATCTTGTAAAAAGAGGATTGGAGCCTGCAACAGTCCGCAGATGGTTTCTGAAACATCATGGAATAACTTTTCATGCTTTCCAGAGAATGTCAAAACTTAATACAGCATTTAAAAAACTCCAGCAGGGAGAATCGGTTACAGATGTAGCATTTGATACGGGGTATGACAGTCTGAGTGGTTTTAATGAGAGTTTTAAAAATATTTTTGGGGTATCTCCTAAAAATAATACGACGGAAAAGATCATTGATCTGAAGAGGATAGAAACTATGCTGGGAACCATGATAGCATGTGCCGATGAGCACGGGATCTGCCTTCTGGAATTTTCTGACAGAAAAGCGCTTCCCACAGAGCTGAAAAGTATCTCGGAACATTGTAAAGCTAATATTATTCAGGGAGAAAATCCACATTTTGATACTCTGGAAAAAGAGCTGAAAGAGTACTTTGAAGGAAAAAGAACCGAATTTACCGTTCCTCTTTCTCCGGTAGGAACCGCTTTTCAGAAAGAAGTCTGGAATATTTTACAGAAAATTCCTTACGGAGCAACAAGAAGCTATCAGGAACAGGCTGATATTCTGGGAAATCCTAAATCTGTAAGAGCAGTAGCTAATGCCAATGGCCTGAATAAGATATCCATTATAATACCTTGTCACCGTGTGATTGGAAGTAATGGACAGTTAACGGGGTATGGCGGAGGAATCTGGAGAAAACAAAAATTACTGGAATTGGAAAAGGCTATTTTGTTTTAG
- a CDS encoding methylated-DNA--[protein]-cysteine S-methyltransferase: MEIIHQKNISTPLGEMIACAVDQGICLLEFTDRKNIEKQLKALSKVLKAEIVVKEHPHFRQLEEELKEYFEGKRSHFEVPLFTTGTEFQEKVWQLLREIPMGQIRTYKQQSEILGNPKAIRAVGTANGINKIAILIPCHRVIGSNGELVGYAGGIWRKQKLLELEKAILF; the protein is encoded by the coding sequence ATGGAAATTATACATCAAAAAAATATATCAACCCCACTGGGAGAAATGATTGCCTGTGCCGTAGATCAGGGAATCTGTCTGCTGGAATTCACAGACCGGAAGAATATTGAAAAACAACTGAAGGCTTTATCAAAGGTTTTGAAAGCTGAAATTGTAGTGAAAGAACATCCTCATTTCAGACAGCTGGAAGAAGAACTGAAAGAATATTTTGAAGGAAAAAGAAGTCATTTTGAAGTTCCATTGTTTACTACAGGAACAGAGTTTCAGGAAAAAGTCTGGCAGCTTCTCCGTGAAATTCCGATGGGACAAATAAGAACGTATAAGCAGCAGTCAGAAATATTGGGAAATCCAAAGGCGATACGTGCCGTAGGAACAGCCAACGGAATTAATAAAATTGCCATTCTAATCCCCTGTCATCGGGTGATAGGTTCAAACGGAGAGTTGGTGGGTTATGCCGGTGGTATCTGGAGAAAACAAAAGCTGCTGGAGCTTGAAAAAGCTATTTTATTTTAA
- a CDS encoding alpha/beta hydrolase — MNNLFKIIFLPLFFLFTLGKTQEKLTIGEKQNLFSKVLNENREIWVHLPKTYNDNTISPAKYPVIYLLDGEINFEYYTGLMDFIARTPYADIPECIVVGIKNTERTRDLTPTKSEKKSPVNPALTLFADSGGGENFVKFMQEELKPFISKGYRTQDYSVLVGHSFGGLFAINTFLLHPDYFNAYVANDPSLWWDNKITISRAKDYLEKNKKFPAKKSLYVSQADNEEQQKNWNSDMTQAIEEFKGIIDKNGSLNYKHSFFTGETHGTVSYPGNYEALKFVFKGFRTDIKQLSKNPKLLEEDYKKFSEKMGADFTPSETYLNVVIKFMKSNSFKESETYFMNLKNKYYSKK; from the coding sequence ATGAACAATTTGTTTAAAATTATATTCCTCCCATTATTTTTTCTCTTCACATTGGGAAAAACTCAGGAAAAACTGACGATAGGAGAGAAACAAAACCTATTTTCAAAAGTTTTAAATGAAAACAGGGAAATCTGGGTTCACCTGCCTAAAACTTATAACGATAATACAATCAGCCCTGCAAAATATCCGGTGATCTATCTCTTAGACGGAGAAATCAATTTTGAATATTATACAGGATTAATGGATTTCATTGCCAGAACTCCGTATGCCGATATTCCGGAATGTATTGTAGTAGGAATTAAAAATACAGAAAGAACAAGAGATCTTACTCCTACAAAATCTGAAAAGAAAAGTCCCGTAAATCCTGCTCTTACTCTTTTTGCAGACAGCGGAGGAGGTGAAAATTTTGTGAAATTCATGCAGGAGGAACTTAAGCCGTTCATCAGTAAAGGCTACAGAACTCAGGACTATTCTGTGTTGGTAGGGCATTCTTTCGGAGGATTGTTTGCCATCAATACATTTCTTTTACATCCTGATTATTTCAACGCCTATGTTGCTAATGATCCAAGTTTATGGTGGGATAACAAAATCACGATTTCAAGAGCAAAAGACTATTTAGAAAAGAATAAAAAGTTTCCTGCAAAGAAATCCTTATATGTTTCTCAGGCAGATAATGAAGAACAGCAGAAAAACTGGAATTCTGATATGACGCAGGCCATTGAAGAATTTAAAGGGATCATAGACAAAAATGGATCTCTGAATTATAAACATAGTTTTTTCACAGGAGAAACCCACGGAACTGTTTCCTATCCCGGAAATTACGAGGCTTTAAAATTCGTATTTAAAGGCTTCAGAACAGATATAAAACAGTTATCCAAAAATCCAAAACTGCTGGAAGAAGATTATAAAAAGTTTTCCGAAAAAATGGGAGCAGATTTTACTCCTTCAGAAACTTATCTGAATGTAGTGATCAAATTCATGAAGAGCAATAGTTTTAAAGAATCCGAAACTTATTTTATGAATCTGAAAAACAAATATTATTCTAAGAAATAG
- a CDS encoding DinB family protein: protein MKISTLALLNELKDRTSQHLEYAQTLTLKTEEELNFRTSQDSWSTLECLEHLNRYGNFYIPEISRNISSAGKSPQPYFKPGILGNYFAKSMLPKEKLNKMKTLKTMNPIHSKLNKDVVDTFIKQQERMLELLEAAQDVDLEKIKTSISISKLIKLKLGDTFRFVIYHNLRHIGQIKRILPH from the coding sequence ATGAAAATTTCAACCTTAGCATTATTAAATGAATTAAAGGACAGAACCAGCCAGCATTTAGAATATGCACAAACCCTCACCCTAAAAACAGAAGAAGAGCTGAACTTCAGAACTTCACAGGATAGCTGGAGTACATTGGAATGTCTGGAACATCTCAATCGCTACGGAAATTTTTATATTCCTGAAATCAGCCGCAATATTTCTTCTGCCGGGAAGTCTCCCCAACCTTATTTTAAGCCTGGAATTCTTGGGAACTATTTTGCAAAAAGTATGCTTCCCAAAGAGAAACTGAATAAGATGAAAACGCTTAAAACAATGAATCCTATCCACAGCAAATTGAATAAAGATGTAGTAGATACATTCATAAAACAGCAGGAAAGAATGCTTGAATTATTGGAAGCAGCACAGGATGTTGATCTGGAAAAAATAAAAACGAGTATAAGTATTTCAAAGCTGATCAAGCTTAAGCTGGGAGATACTTTCCGTTTTGTTATTTACCACAATCTAAGACATATTGGGCAGATAAAAAGAATTTTACCCCATTAA
- a CDS encoding Crp/Fnr family transcriptional regulator, whose product MVEQLLQSGIYWEKKEFKRNEFLKISDSTDTSIYFIENGSVRIFMMDENEERIIRFGYTGNIIVSLDSFLSGKPSDLYIQAIKKTTVRIASKKDFYEFIQSSEEHLKFWMDILEDLVLQQLEREKDLLINAPGERFERVLKRSPRLFQEVPNKYIANYLRMSPETLSRLKKS is encoded by the coding sequence ATGGTTGAACAATTGCTTCAAAGCGGTATCTATTGGGAGAAGAAAGAATTCAAAAGAAATGAGTTCCTGAAGATTTCGGACAGTACTGATACCTCTATTTATTTTATTGAAAACGGCAGTGTCCGGATCTTTATGATGGATGAAAATGAAGAAAGGATTATTCGTTTCGGATACACCGGAAATATTATTGTCAGTCTGGATTCCTTTTTATCGGGAAAACCTTCAGATCTTTATATTCAGGCGATTAAGAAAACAACAGTAAGAATAGCTTCAAAAAAGGATTTTTATGAGTTTATACAATCCAGTGAAGAACATTTGAAATTTTGGATGGATATTCTGGAAGATCTGGTATTGCAGCAGCTCGAAAGGGAAAAAGATTTACTCATCAATGCTCCGGGAGAACGTTTTGAGAGGGTTTTAAAACGAAGTCCGAGGCTGTTTCAGGAAGTTCCCAATAAATACATTGCCAATTATCTGAGGATGTCGCCGGAAACTTTATCAAGGCTTAAAAAATCTTGA
- a CDS encoding DUF2911 domain-containing protein: MKKLLAAVCISVSAFSFAQDYSVPAASPRQKVEQQFSMSKISIDYGRPGVKGRKIFGELVPYGQVWRAGANSSTKITFGQAVNFGGKMVPAGTYGLFIVPTEKEWKVILNKDFQQWGAYTYDPKQDVVDVTVPVNKLTDKQEWFEITLNPTDENTGNLVIKWDMAQAEVPLKPSKLDTVIKISDKLKEIKKIESDSTKKS; encoded by the coding sequence GTGAAAAAGTTATTAGCAGCAGTTTGCATTTCAGTTTCAGCATTCAGTTTTGCCCAGGATTATTCTGTGCCGGCAGCAAGCCCGCGTCAGAAAGTGGAGCAGCAGTTTTCAATGTCCAAGATCTCTATCGACTACGGAAGACCAGGAGTGAAAGGGCGTAAGATTTTCGGAGAATTGGTTCCTTATGGTCAGGTTTGGAGAGCTGGAGCGAACTCGTCTACAAAAATTACTTTCGGACAGGCCGTTAATTTCGGTGGGAAAATGGTGCCTGCAGGAACTTATGGATTATTCATTGTTCCTACAGAAAAAGAATGGAAAGTGATTCTGAATAAAGATTTCCAACAGTGGGGAGCTTATACTTATGATCCTAAACAGGATGTAGTAGACGTTACCGTACCAGTAAATAAACTGACAGACAAACAGGAGTGGTTTGAAATCACCCTGAATCCTACAGACGAGAACACAGGAAACCTGGTAATCAAATGGGATATGGCTCAGGCAGAAGTTCCTTTGAAGCCATCAAAATTAGACACTGTGATTAAGATTTCTGACAAATTGAAAGAAATCAAGAAAATAGAATCAGATTCTACTAAAAAGAGCTAA
- a CDS encoding PepSY-associated TM helix domain-containing protein, whose amino-acid sequence MENKKTNPKKKQGKSLTKRITGWLHLWLGLVSGIIVLTVTLSGTVFVFCDEIIDLCGGNAKYVQAPAHAEKMTPEELLARFHQQVPDRKAFYFDTYKEGDRSFRVASATKPPKDKNADKAEKSKKKGRGPRGVFAYHYLDPYTGKVIGSTKSYEFFYVVAHIHAQLLAGKFGKTVVGIASIIFFVQLISGLILWWPKKWNKTTRTTAFKIKSGTKWRRKNYDFHNVFGFYSLLPAIFITITGLIMAYEVLTNLTQQAFGGAVDAHTITEKYEPKFDSEKKALSYTDFVDRKFKEFPDAKQFRMSIPRNDSATVYHVVAAQFIGLKSLVNGKSIETNKYTGKEIDYPKEVQMHEVIEHMNFDLHVGYWGGMFGKIFTFIIGIICTSLPITGFLIWWGRRNKSPKKNKEIKNIHQHRKDSHHEQFV is encoded by the coding sequence ATGGAGAATAAAAAAACTAATCCTAAAAAAAAGCAAGGGAAATCCCTTACCAAAAGGATCACTGGCTGGCTGCATCTCTGGCTCGGACTGGTTTCCGGAATCATTGTGCTTACCGTTACACTTTCGGGGACTGTATTTGTCTTTTGTGATGAAATCATAGACCTGTGTGGCGGAAATGCTAAATACGTTCAGGCGCCGGCTCATGCTGAAAAAATGACACCTGAAGAATTGCTTGCCCGGTTTCATCAACAGGTTCCGGACAGAAAAGCATTCTATTTTGATACTTATAAAGAAGGAGACAGGAGCTTTAGAGTAGCATCGGCAACGAAGCCGCCTAAAGATAAAAACGCAGATAAAGCAGAAAAATCAAAGAAGAAAGGTCGTGGCCCAAGAGGAGTATTTGCCTATCATTATCTTGATCCTTACACCGGCAAAGTCATAGGTTCTACAAAAAGCTACGAGTTTTTCTATGTTGTAGCACATATTCATGCCCAGTTGCTGGCAGGGAAGTTCGGAAAAACCGTTGTCGGAATTGCGTCAATCATCTTTTTTGTCCAGCTCATCAGCGGATTGATTCTTTGGTGGCCTAAAAAATGGAACAAAACAACGAGAACAACAGCTTTTAAAATCAAATCAGGAACAAAATGGCGTAGGAAAAACTACGATTTTCACAATGTTTTTGGGTTTTATTCATTACTTCCGGCAATATTTATTACCATTACAGGACTGATTATGGCCTATGAAGTTTTAACAAATCTTACCCAGCAGGCTTTCGGTGGGGCTGTGGATGCCCATACCATTACAGAAAAATATGAGCCGAAATTTGATTCTGAGAAAAAAGCTTTGTCATATACTGATTTTGTAGACAGAAAATTCAAAGAGTTTCCCGATGCTAAGCAGTTCAGAATGAGTATTCCAAGAAATGATTCAGCAACAGTCTATCATGTGGTTGCAGCTCAGTTTATTGGCTTAAAAAGCCTTGTCAACGGGAAAAGTATAGAAACGAACAAATACACAGGAAAAGAAATTGATTATCCTAAAGAAGTTCAGATGCATGAAGTGATTGAACATATGAATTTTGATCTTCACGTAGGATACTGGGGCGGAATGTTCGGGAAAATATTCACCTTCATCATCGGAATAATCTGTACCAGTCTCCCGATCACCGGATTTCTGATCTGGTGGGGACGAAGAAACAAATCACCCAAAAAGAATAAAGAAATTAAAAATATTCATCAACACAGAAAAGATTCACACCATGAACAATTTGTTTAA